The following are from one region of the Aspergillus chevalieri M1 DNA, chromosome 1, nearly complete sequence genome:
- a CDS encoding Zn(II)2Cys6 transcription factor (COG:S;~EggNog:ENOG410QDK3;~InterPro:IPR036864,IPR007219,IPR001138;~PFAM:PF00172,PF04082;~go_function: GO:0000981 - DNA-binding transcription factor activity, RNA polymerase II-specific [Evidence IEA];~go_function: GO:0003677 - DNA binding [Evidence IEA];~go_function: GO:0008270 - zinc ion binding [Evidence IEA];~go_process: GO:0006351 - transcription, DNA-templated [Evidence IEA];~go_process: GO:0006355 - regulation of transcription, DNA-templated [Evidence IEA]), which yields MQFVSQSASRPPEANMDAPPPAAAQGPLGPKAQLTCEMCKRRKIKCDKLRPCTACRNAGTICVPVERARLPRGRSGGRKKKNIAAANSNAEASASANVNHGQSDVNGNGNGADDLKERVSMLEHTVQGLVHSGQASYGSAEDGGMSVLPGFSLWDVGIGLAENRLLNENSQQTDNHVDSWLSGISPIPEPEDWDKELHHRRQLMSIYMERVDSFLPIFHCASLGDYLISRKPYLDYNVDHPAPAALAWAVRYLAISSISDEQCFQMFEVGRQSLLARYQKTTQSALEKADYISTDDLTTLQAFVLFLLAIRAHDQGRRAWTMLSLALRIAQSLSLHESEPPFPVKPLEREMRHRLWHVIGILDIQAAFDRGSEPMLRSNCSMSEISSPSTGDPDSPFSITQPDDAATQFLHTDTRFLAIMAEAQCAFRALDVSELNASEVATPTNFDTKSRQHVATTFRQKSLALLPDPQSELITTNLDWCLRKLVNIVHAFLQLLSFRPIRSGNRNPDSPPVAIPRGSGLLLLTVKFLQALDQFRHDERSEPFRWFIRLFVPWHVLVVAIDEADACEDVLLRQNCQALIERFLVSFEDMLADVHRAMLQGSVERLMAFGWNVPTMNSLRGSFGEGQDVSPNS from the exons ATGCAATTTGTTTCGCAGAGCGCATCCCGGCCCCCAGAAGCGAACATGGATGCTCCTCCCCCCGCGGCGGCGCAAGGTCCACTGGGCCCCAAGGCCCAATTGACCTGTGAAATGTGCAAGCGACGCAAGATTAAATGCGATAAGCTGCGTCCCTGCACGGCCTGTCGGAATGCAGGTACGATTTGTGTTCCTGTCGAGCGTGCGCGTCTCCCGCGAGGTCGGTCAGggggaaggaagaagaagaatattgctGCTGCAAATTCCAATGCCGAAGCCAGTGCCAGTGCGAATGTAAACCATGGACAGAGCGATGTGAATGGGAATGGCAATGGTGCCGACGATCTAAAAGAACGTGTGTCGATGCTGGAGCATACCGTTCAAGGCTTGGTGCATAGCGGGCAGGCGTCTTATGGTTCGGCTGAGGATGGAGGCATGTCGGTTCTTCCGGGGTTTTCGCTATGGGATGTTGGCATCGGGCTTGCCGAGAATCGCCTTCTCAATGAGAATAGCCAGCAG ACGGACAATCATGTGGATTCTTGGTTGAGCGGGATCTCTCCCATTCCCGAGCCAGAGGACTGGGACAAAGAGCTGCACCACCGTAGACAACTCATGTCGATATATATGGAGCGAGTGGACTCCTTCCTCCCTATCTTTCACTGCGCATCTCTTGGCGACTATCTCATTAGCAGAAAGCCATATCTTGATTATAATGTCGACCACCCGGCACCTGCAGCACTGGCTTGGGCTGTGCGCTACCTCGCTATCAGCAGTATCAGCGATGAACAGTGCTTCCAGATGTTCGAGGTGGGAAGACAATCCCTCCTTGCGAGATATCAGAAAACCACGCAGTCTGCACTGGAAAAGGCGGATTATATTAGCACGGATGATTTAACGACTTTGCAGGCGTTTGTGCTGTTTTTG TTAGCTATCCGCGCTCATGATCAGGGTCGACGAGCCTGGACGATGCTAAGTCTCGCGCTACGCATTGCCCAGTCTCTTTCCCTCCACGAGTCGGAACCCCCATTCCCGGTGAAACCGTTGGAGCGCGAGATGCGCCATCGCCTGTGGCATGTCATTGGCATCCTAGACATCCAAGCTGCTTTTGACCGAGGTTCCGAGCCAATGCTGCGATCGAACTGCTCCATGTCCGAGATATCATCGCCCAGCACAGGCGATCCCGACTCTCCTTTCTCCATAACGCAACCTGACGATGCCGCCACTCAGTTCCTGCACACAGACACAAGGTTCCTCGCCATCATGGCAGAAGCCCAATGTGCCTTCCGAGCTCTTGACGTATCAGAACTAAACGCCTCCGAGGTGGCCACGCCAACCAACTTCGACACCAAATCCCGCCAACACGTAGCAACAACCTTCCGACAAAAATCCCTCGCCCTCCTCCCAGACCCCCAATCAGAGCTCATCACAACAAATCTCGACTGGTGCCTGCGAAAACTAGTTAACATCGTCCACGCCTTCCTCCAACTGCTCTCCTTCCGCCCAATACGCAGCGGCAATAGAAATCCAGACTCTCCACCAGTAGCAATACCGCGCGGCTCAGGCCTGCTCCTCCTAACGGTCAAATTCCTGCAAGCGCTCGATCAATTCCGACACGACGAGCGCAGCGAGCCGTTCCGGTGGTTTATTCGACTATTCGTCCCCTGGCATGTGCTTGTTGTTGCGATTGACGAGGCGGATGCGTGTGAGGATGTGCTGTTAAGGCAGAACTGCCAGGCACTGATTGAGCGGTTTTTGGTCTCGTTTGAGGATATGTTGGCGGATGTGCATCGGGCGATGTTGCAGGGGTCTGTGGAGAGGTTGATGGCGTTTGGGTGGAATGTGCCGACTATGAATTCTTTGAGGGGCTCGTTTGGTGAGGGCCAAGATGTGTCGCCTAATTCGTGA
- a CDS encoding protoglobin family protein (COG:S;~EggNog:ENOG410PIKX;~InterPro:IPR012292,IPR009050;~PFAM:PF11563;~go_function: GO:0019825 - oxygen binding [Evidence IEA];~go_function: GO:0020037 - heme binding [Evidence IEA]), with amino-acid sequence MNPLFDSDRPIKHVSRKAIYTRLEARIDYLKSFLDFNTDDIEALESGNKYIKALIPAVVNMVYKKLLEHDITARVFMTYDTSNEKPIEDFFNEESPQIKRRKMFLRWYLIKICSDPTQMEFWRYLNKVGMMHCGQERLYKLNVEYIHIGACLGYIQDIFTEALISHPRLSLQRKTALLRAINKIIWIQNDLFAKWRVRDGEEFADEMSEVILDDKEGYLGDKKILGEGSTSGSSIDDDRSSLKSSIAPSAHSIAPSPVCPFTGASKGDTGTETKIWAE; translated from the exons ATGAACCCTCTTTTTGATTCGGACCGGCCTATCAAGCATGTCAGCCGGAAGGCCATCTATACTCGACTGGAAGCTCGAATTGATTATCTGAAAAGCTTTCTCGACTTCAACACTG ATGACATCGAGGCCCTCGAATCCGGAAACAAATACATCAAAGCACTAATCCCTGCTGTCGTCAACATGGTCTATAAAAAACTCCTCGAGCATGACATTACCGCACGAGTCTTCATGACATACGACACTTCGAACGAAAAACCCATCGAAGACTTCTTCAACGAGGAGAGCCCGCAGATCAAACGGCGCAAGATGTTCCTCCGCTGGTACTTGATCAAGATCTGCTCGGACCCGACACAGATGGAATTCTGGCGGTATCTGAATAAAGTTGG AATGATGCACTGCGGTCAAGAACGGTTATACAAGCTCAACGTCGAATACATCCACATCGGCGCCTGCCTCGGCTACATCCAAGATATCTTCACCGAAGCCCTCATATCGCATCCCCGTCTCTCCCTCCAACGCAAAACCGCTCTCCTCCGCGCAATCAACAAGATTATCTGGATCCAGAACGACCTCTTTGCCAAATGGCGCGTCCGCGACGGCGAGGAATTCGCGGACGAAATGTCCGAGGTTATCCTCGACGACAAAGAAGGGTACCTCGGCGATAAGAAGATTCTCGGGGAAGGGAGTACATCAGGTAGCTCGATTGATGACGACCGGTCGAGTTTAAAGAGTAGTATTGCTCCGTCTGCGCATTCGATAGCGCCGTCCCCTGTGTGTCCGTTTACGGGCGCATCAAAGGGGGATACGGGTACGGAGACGAAGATATGGGCGGAGTAG